TGAAGGCGTTTTTCACACTGACGTTAAAATCGTCGTCTCGGCCGTCGATAGCGTCCATGACCTCATAGCGGTCCATATCGATTCGTCCTTTATAGTAAAGGATATCACGTCGGATCAGGTCCTGTTTTTGGATAAAAGAGGGAATTTAATGTGTAAAAGTAGTGGAAAGTTAATACATTTTAATACACACTGAAAATCAGAAGCTCACATTGAGAGAATTCTGGATATTCTTTCTCACTATCTTTCCTCCTCATCATTGTTCAGTTCTCATTTATTCTTTCGTTTTCTTTATTCCTTTGTGAATCATTTTCGTTCTTCCTCCCAGTCTTTCCCTCAGTTTGTTTTTCCCccttttgctttctttttttggtTTCTGTACTTTTTCCTCtctttattacaaccccgattccaaaaaagttgggacaaagtacaaattgtaaataaaaacagaatgcaatgatgtggaagtttcaaaattctatattttattcagaatagaacatagatgacatatcaaatgtttaaactgagaaaatgtatcatttaaagagaaaaattaggtgattttaaatttcatgacaacaacacatctcaaaaaagttgggacaaggccatgtttcccactgtgagacatccccttttctctttacaacagtctgtaaacgtctggggactgaggagacaagttgctcaagtttagggataggaatgttaacccattcttggctaatgtaggattctagttgctcatctgtcttaggtcttttttgtcgtatcttctgttttatgatgcgccaaatgttttctatgagtgaaagatctggactgcaggctggccagttcagtacccggacccttcttctacgcagccatgatgctgtaattgatgcagtatgtggtttggcattgtcatgttggaaaatgcaaggtcttccctgaaagagacgtcgtctggatgggagcatatgttgctctagaacctggatatacctttcagcattgatggtgtctttccagatgtgtaagctgcccatgccacacgcactaatgcaaccccataccatcagagatgcaggcttctgaactgagcgccgataacaactcgggttgtccttctcctctttagtccgaatgacacggcgtccctgatttccataaagaacttcaaattttgattcgtctgaccacagaacagttttccactttgccacagtccattttaaatgagccttggcccagagaagacgtctgcgcttctggatcatgtttagatatggcttcttctttgaactatagagttttagctggcaacggcggatggcacggtgaattgtgttcacagataatgttctctggaaatattcctgagcccattttgtgatttccaatacagaagcatgcctgtatgtgatgcagtgccgtctaagggcccgaagatcacgggcacccagtatggttttccggccttgacccttacgcacagagattcttccagattctctgaatcttttgatgatattatgcactgtagatgatgatatgttcaaactctgcaattttacactgtcgaattcctttctgatattgctccactatttgtcggcgcagaattagggggattggtgatcctcttcccatctttacttctgagagccgctgccactccaagatgctctttttatacccagtcatgttaatgacctattgccaattgacctaatgagttgcaatttggtcctccagctgttccttttttgtacctttaacttttccagcctcttattgcccctgtcccaacttttttgagatgtgttgctgtcatgaaatttcaaatgagccaatatttggcatgaaatttcaaaatgtctcactttcgacatttgatatgttgtctatgttctattgtgaatacaatatcagtttttgagatttgtaaattattgcattccgtttttatttacaacttgtactttgtcccaacttttttggaatcggggttgtactttctcTTTGTCGAGGTCTTTCGATAGTTTTTAGAATTTCCCCCTTTCCTttttggtttctttctttctttctttctttctttctttctttctttctttctttcttcatttctGTTTTAAATCCTTTCTTTCAGCCATTTGCTTTGCTATAATATTGCTACCTTTTTTCTGGTTCTTCTTCTTAAATGTCCTGCATTTAATGTTTCTctcgctttcttttttttctcaccTTCTTGCAGATGACCATCTGATGGTCAAACAGGAAGAAGACACGTGTTTGGCTCCTCCCATAAGGCTGATAGATCCAGGACAGCTCTCCGGTGTACACCAGCTCAGAGCTCCTATCCAGGACATCTTCACCCtgaacccacccacccacacacacacacacacacacacacacacacaagtacattCCAAAATTACCATCAATTCACAAATATACATATTGCCGTATGTATTTATCGTCATGTCTCTACAGAAACAGAAGATGACCCATCGCACCTCCCAGTCCAGTACGGAGGCCTGCCACTGAGCGATTTTGTCGATGTTCTCCAGTCTTCGTTTCCTTTCGTTAATCTGCTGAGTTACATTTCTCATAACAGCCAACGCTGCAGCAACGTACCGGTAATCACTGCGAGAGGCAGAGACAGCGAGGAAGGTGGGTAAGGGGGTGGAGGAGGCGGACAGACAGGACGAGAGGGTGGAGCAGAAAAACAGCAGATATCAACATTATTTCTGATGATTTTATGTTTTAGAAAGACACAGTGTGtgggtgtgcatgtgttcacactGTAACCACTCATTTGAACGTCTTCCCAGGAGCCTTTTAACACTTTTGAGACAAGTGGCTTTTGACAGTGGCTGCTGTTCAACTAAATATCCAGgggactgggtttttttttcctaataGTTTTCTATTTTCACTGAGTTCTGGCAGCTCTGTAGCAATTTTGAGTCTCGCATAACtttgtgttcctgtgtttgtggtgTAAAAAAAGAGCAGTGAGTATCTGCCTTATGTTCTGCTCACTAGATGCTACGTTAGTGTCAAATATGGGACGTGGGATCTCAGTGAGAAGAAAGGCAAAGCAGAAAAATAACCAGGACCTCAGAGTATAAGGAAGGGCCGGCTGAGAACAATCATGTACAAGACACAATCTAACCACATTTACAGGTGAAGTATACAAGAGTACCACCCCAGTGACAAGGAAAGGTCCAGAttagtactcttttttttttttttttttttttttgttagagtGTACCAAGCCCAATAGTGCCACAGATGATGGGATGGTTGTGCAACTCTAAGAAGCTTCTGATGATAAAACAGAGACCTTTGCTGTTTAGTGGCATTTTGCTGACACaaatttagacagtccatcttcccAAGGACCCAGGAAACATTTGAATCCTGGACAGAACTAGTGGTTTGTTCGAtggctggtcagatgagaccactgCAAAGGGGGACACTCCGAGTGACAGGTGAAGTGGACAGCAGGGATGCCACAAGACCAAACTGTACTGAACTGGTGAAGGTAGGAAGGAAGGATCTAAAATCACGACACCGCCAAGACCCATTTCCTGAGCTGGCAAGAAAACGCCAACAAGGTCCCACCTGCCCTCAAATCAGAGCCAGACTGCACCGTGGAACCCCATGGGATCTTTTCTCACAGACCTTGCACTGCAGAGCACCGTTAGCATACCTAGTCAACCATCTGTACAGTGAAGGCAGGATTGCTGGCATGTACAGGACAAGAGCATAGATCTGGACAACAGCGAGTCTTTGAGCAAATAAAAACACCTCCATGCCATCAGTAGAGATATTTACCTTAACTGTAAGTCCTGGTAAAACAGCTAGCCAAAATTCAGGAACTATGAATCACATGGAAGACATTCCATCTTTTCTGGGAGCATGTTTAACCCGAATGAGTCTCATCTTCATCTGAGGATGATGAAGATTAACTTACTCTCACTGGTAactggcgagtggcctagtggttagcgtgtccgcctcttgattgggagatcgcaagttctactcacggtcgggtcataccaaagaccattataaaaatggtgcctactgccatctggaaaggcacgctgcaatacagatgcgagtggggagtcaaactcttgcggttaccagaggacccgccccccactgtaaccctagctatgtaatataggcgagaggccaagggctacggaaacagagattggcaccgCCAAACACGCCATGAGTGGTGAGGGAAGGACTTTGACACTGGTAACAGGCCTAGATGTAAGGGATAGGAAGCCAGCAGATGGAAACAAATGATCAGTAGATCATAGAAAAGAGGGCAAGCTGCCAACTGGAGCTTGTCCAATAACCTTTGCCTTGAGTGAGCGATCACTCTGCAAGGTGCATTCAGGACACAGGACAGAGAAATGAACCATCAGGGGAAGCCGCCACTGCTGATGTTAGCACCTGATGGAGCAAAGGGAGGCACCAGCACAAGagagttaaggcctctgcatgctcttgcgacaaggctttcgcagatagcttttcgcagacagttgtaatttatcgttgagcggggagtaataggcgtgcacgatgttattcaccggcacaacgcaagggggcgcgaagtcgctaggagtagttggtgggtgtggttagtggagtgtttatcctccggttacttataatgactagaactttttttttttttataatgactagaactggagtcgtatagatgtacgtacttcctcaatcaaccgctcttcatgctgctccatcttcgcttgtgtttttaaaaatgccggtcgtgaaaacaaaacaaacaaaccgggaaagtagggaagcggaagtgcgtgtacagcggatgtagagtggaccaatcagagccctcttgtctgcgacgcagtctgcgaggcttctgcagtggtcaaaatttttgggaggtgggcgcagagcgtctgcgaaggtgggggggctacgcagacactatctgcgacgccgtctgcgaggactgggttgtcagcataaattggcctttactcgtAGAAGTGAAACGTGCatggccaacacacacacacgttcaggtATTGTTGTACTTGTGAGGACCGGGTTTTGTAACAGGAATTTGAGGACCGACAGCTTATATTTCATTTCACCTGCAAAGGTTCTGTATTTGAGGTGCTCAAAGAAGTGAAGTACAGATGGGCTGGATGCAACTCTGCAAGACTTCCATCAGCGGAGGAGGTAATGTGTTCATGGATGTACCCCAAGAACAGGAAGTCCTACTTTTGCCAATGACTGAGAGGTGGAAAACCACAACATAGGACTAGTCTTACACCAGGCAAGTAGCAGCTCTCAGTCCTAAAACGTCTGCAGTGTTTGCACTGCCCGAAAAAGTATACACATTGGTGCAATGGGGGGAGGGGTTTGTGGATTGCTGGGGATGACTGGTCTGTGGGTGGGAGGCAGGGGGCAATCATTTAAAGCTTCTGAGATATTGCCATAAAGGAAGTCTGTGAAATATGTCACTTGATTTGTGTGTCAGTTTTGCGtgtaagcgtgtgtgtgtggtcacagtgtgttacctgtgctcttGTACAGTGTATTTCAGCAGTTCTGCTAGCTGTAGTGGATATTTGCAAATCTTCTGGACCGGAGTTAACAAAAAGCCATCGATGGCAATGTCTATCATCTGCTGGACCAATCGGCATGCTTCGAAGAAGTTCTGGTATCGACCATCTCTCATGAGACGTGTGAGCTCCATACATGCATCTACGTGGTTGTTGCAGTACTCAGAATAGATCCAGAAACCATCTTGCTGTTGagagacagacacaaacaaatgCACAAAGTGTTTTTACAACTCTCTGGGAAAATCGGGAAACAATTTTCTGGGACGCGTGCACCTGGAAAATACCATGGCTAATGTTGTGAAAACATTTTGCTCCAtttcattctggatcagtgagtAGCCACGCCCTTCAAAGGTTAGTTGGTTTATCGGCTTACCTTCAAATGAATCCTAAATTAAAGGCGGCAGTTTTTTTGGTACGAAACATGACGAAACTGTTTTTGCGAGGAAGTTAGTGACCAGTTATGTCATGCTAACAGGTAACTTCTTAACAGCTACACGGTAAACTAACAACCCCTGACCAGCACCTGCAGACGTTTTTGATCATTTGAGTCCTGACTTTTCTCAACGCTACACGTTTATAGCTGATTCCCGCTCAATCATGCTGCTCATTTTCCTAATCATTGCATCtgaattattgttttttttaataatgcaTGCTGTTGCATAGTATTTTAGTGAAATTGATAAATTAGTgtcttcaatttttttttttaaaatgtggttTGAAATTACAGTGAATTATACCTTCagaggaaaaaacagaaattCAGGGAACTAGTTTTAATTACATTTACATTGCTATCaatattaattattccataaaataacgcagtgtgtgtgtgtgtgtgtgtgtgtgtgtacaaacatGCTCGAGGAAGCAGGGTCCGATCTCACTCAGGTGTGGTTCTTCAGTATTGAACTGTTTCTCCAGATCTCTGACAAACCCGAGCTGGAACCTGTAAATGTCCTCGATGTTCCCGAATATCACCTTCAGCTGGTCGTCGTTAAACATGTCTCTCCTCTTTTTGCACTGCTTCAGataaccctgaacacacacacacacagttttgttCTGAAGAAACCCAAACAAGATTTTTATATGTAGTACTGCTTTATTTTTGTGCGAAATGCGTATTTGTAGTGATGGAGTACAGCCaatataatggtgtgtgtgtgtgtgtgtgtgtgtgtgtgtgtgtgtgtgtgtgtgtgtgtgttatcgctGAGTGAATATTCGCCTCGTTGTAGCTCTTCTGGTTGCATAACCTCTAAGAGTCATTAGAGACTGTGGAGGCtgccatgtgtgtgcgtgtgtgtggttcCATTTTTGCAAGTCTTTTTTCTCTGAATTCCCATGGGTGAAGCCACAGAGCTGAGGCAACactaatgatcgtgtgtgtgtgtgtgtgtgttgttttcatGTTTAGCTTGCGACTAAAGAGATTTCAGGGGGAAAAAATATCCAAAACGTCCTCTTTACCCAAAATGCTTCTTCAGATTTTGCTTCACTGAATCTACGAAGCTAATGTAGCTAACACAGAATGGAAGCTAATAGACACTGGTTTATCGTGATTTACCGTCCTGCGTGGCGAAACCATCACAAAACAAACGTCTTAGCATCAaagtttctttaaataaaatattataaacaatgtgtgtgtgtgtgcgcgcaggtgTGTGCGTTTTACCTCACAGATGTCCTTTAGGTGTTTGATGTAGTGCCTCTCGGTGCTCATGATCTCGTTGATGACATTCGCCCTCATCTGGTCTCGGTTCTGCGCTGTTTGGCTCAAACACACACAGTCGCTGCTCGGGTTCGGACTCGCCTCAGCGTGGCCATTCTGAACCTCACTACCACCCTCTGCTGGATCCACCAACACCGTCTCCTCCTGATTCGCCCACAGctttaacatacacacacacaccgccattAGCGCATCCAAAAAATAAAGATACACaggtatagacacacacacacacacacacacacattcaggtaTTGTGCTTATGGGGACCGAGTATTGTAACAGTAACATGAGGACCCAGAGAGTCCACTTaactttatatccactgtgtttGACAGAAAAGAGTTATACAGTGTGTCGAGCCACATGTCAAACAAGGCGAACATAGTCACAGAAAAACTAAAACAAATCAGTAAATTGTAAACATTCATTGTTACTATTGCAATTCTATTCTTCATTCTTATTTTGTTCATATTACTATTATAATAATATGTGCATTATTTTAAAGATTGTTGAGACAAACTGACATGCAGTCACAAAACAAATCTTAGATTCGTTAGACTATTACTGTTTGTGTAATTGCCCATGTATATCTGTTAAACTGTTGTCGTGATATTTACttttatctttttttcttttttcttttattaaGGTTTGccacaataaatacataaataacaaaagtggcaggagaagaatacagggcaaagccccaatcAACCCCTtaacaaaatacaaaacattacacaacatatttagatgattaaaaacaagaaaaacaataaatataaaaaataattatcAATTGACTAAGTAACAAAAATAtccaagttaaataaatatagaTCATGGTGCCCGGTATGAGTACAATCTTGAATTATAATGACTACGAAGTAGTTTTTTGAACTCAGGAACTGACGTAGACTGCtttatattttaaatttaaatataatttaaaGTCAGTTTTACGAACAGAAACTACTTTAAATACCACAAACTAGAAGATTAACAATAAATTTACtctgtattaaatttaatataggTGTGTTAACAGGTCCCCACAAGaacagaggggtgtgtgtgtgtgtgtgtgtgtgtgtgtgtgtgtgtgtgtgtgtgtgtgtgtgtgtgtgtgttaggcaaaagaagaaaataaaggaCAGTAATAAGAACGAATCCCAGCAGAGTGTTTCTCTTTGACTCTTTCCACCCAAAAACACCAATAAATaaaatgtgcgcacacacacacacacacacacacacacacacacacacacttaaatgcCAATAGTGTAATACTGTATTCTGCACAAATCAGCACCATTTCTTTCTGCCGCCTCTATAAGATGGAAAAATAGCCAcataaatcttgtgtgtgtgtgtgtgtgtgtgtgtgtgtgtgtgtgtaggtgggggTGAAAACAAAATCAGCTATGATATAGTTAAAAAAAACAGGGAAACTGGAAGAGCTGaccaacaaaacacacacacacacacacacacacacacacacacacacacacacactgtctctctctctctctctctctctctctgcaagaACTTTGCTAATCTGATCACACGCTCGTATTGTAATATCACATCTGTGGGCGGCGGGGTGTGTTAGAATTAGAGTAgcaaacacactgtgtgtgtgtgtgtgtgtgtgtgtgtgtgtgtgtgtgtgtgtgtgtgtattatagatCTGTCTAAAAGCTCTGTGAAACCTTCTGCATGCTGATGATGCAAAAGTGCAGCATGAGAAAATGCATTCCCTCCTCATCCTTTCccatcatctctctctcactct
Above is a window of Neoarius graeffei isolate fNeoGra1 chromosome 28, fNeoGra1.pri, whole genome shotgun sequence DNA encoding:
- the arhgef9a gene encoding rho guanine nucleotide exchange factor 9 isoform X1, whose amino-acid sequence is MMKMMLVSGGSIVNAEAVWDHVTMADRELAFKAGDVIKVLDSSNRDWWWGQIDDEEGWFPASFVRLWANQEETVLVDPAEGGSEVQNGHAEASPNPSSDCVCLSQTAQNRDQMRANVINEIMSTERHYIKHLKDICEGYLKQCKKRRDMFNDDQLKVIFGNIEDIYRFQLGFVRDLEKQFNTEEPHLSEIGPCFLEHQDGFWIYSEYCNNHVDACMELTRLMRDGRYQNFFEACRLVQQMIDIAIDGFLLTPVQKICKYPLQLAELLKYTVQEHSDYRYVAAALAVMRNVTQQINERKRRLENIDKIAQWQASVLDWEGEDVLDRSSELVYTGELSWIYQPYGRSQTRVFFLFDHQMVICKKDLIRRDILYYKGRIDMDRYEVMDAIDGRDDDFNVSVKNAFKLSNKDSDEIHIFLAKKLEEKIRWLRAFQEERKMVQEDEKIGFEISEYQKRQAALTVRRVTKQKGVGRSAPPSYPPPLDPVNPGHFLLPDGYEYEPKRSTSPFWHNISRLAPFKK
- the arhgef9a gene encoding rho guanine nucleotide exchange factor 9 isoform X2 — its product is MMKMMLVSGGSIVNAEAVWDHVTMADRELAFKAGDVIKVLDSSNRDWWWGQIDDEEGWFPASFVRVDPNSTQPPPKQQLLYINPVVAPLKLWANQEETVLVDPAEGGSEVQNGHAEASPNPSSDCVCLSQTAQNRDQMRANVINEIMSTERHYIKHLKDICEGYLKQCKKRRDMFNDDQLKVIFGNIEDIYRFQLGFVRDLEKQFNTEEPHLSEIGPCFLEHQDGFWIYSEYCNNHVDACMELTRLMRDGRYQNFFEACRLVQQMIDIAIDGFLLTPVQKICKYPLQLAELLKYTVQEHSDYRYVAAALAVMRNVTQQINERKRRLENIDKIAQWQASVLDWEGEDVLDRSSELVYTGELSWIYQPYGRSQTRVFFLFDHQMVICKKDLIRRDILYYKGRIDMDRYEVMDAIDGRDDDFNVSVKNAFKLSNKDSDEIHIFLAKKLEEKIRWLRAFQEERKMVQEDEKIGFEISEYQKRQAALTVRRVTKQKGVGRSAPPSYPPPLDPVNPGHFLLPDGYEYEPKRSTSPFWHNISRLAPFKK